The Chitinophaga niabensis genomic interval TTTACTATAATGGCCAGCCGCTGGCAAAAAAGAAGGCAGACCAGATCAAACTGGCCGGCTTCAAAGGTGCTTACCTCTGGGCAGTGGATTTTGACAGTAATGATGATAAGTCCCTGTTGAAAGAAATATATAACGCATTGAAATAGTAGCTTTTTTGGTTAATTGAGCAATGGGTCGGCCGCGAGGCCGGCCTTTTTTTTGTATGAGTAAATTTCCCTAAATTAGACTACACCAAAACCAGCCGATATTTGCAACGAGCAGCAGTGTACCCCGATGAGCGCATTTTAATTGAGAAGATAAAAGCCGGCGATCCCCATGCAAAGCATTGGTTATATGACCAATATGCTGCGCCTGTTTATGGGCTTTTATTACAGTTGTTTCCGCGGAAGCAGGATGCGAACAACGCATTGGTAAGAACATTTGTTCATGTTTTCAAAAATATCGAAGAATATTATCATTCCGGCGGAATATCCTTATTTTCGTGGATAATGAAACAGGCGAGGGAAACTGCCGAAGCAGAAATTCCTTACGCCGGATTAACTGGTAATGATATAAGCATCCTGGCAAAAAGTGGTTTAATGCAATTTAGCAGCACGCTTGGCGTTGAATGCCGGGAAGTGTTCAATCAGTGTTACTGCATGGGACTCTCCAGATCAGTTGTGGCAGCCCGCCTGGGCTTATCTGAACAACAGGTGTTTCTCTTATTACAGCAGGCGATGATAGCATTCAGAAAATTTTCCAATAACAATTGAACGTACAGGAATACATAGACAATGGAATGGTTGAAAGCTACGTGCTGGGCCTTGCGACTCCCGAGGAGGCGAAGGAACTGGAGCGTTTGATCAAAGAGTACCCGGAGTTGCGCAAAGAGTTCAACGCCGTGGAACAAACCATTCAGAAATTATGGCTGGAAGATGCCGTACCTCCTCCCATGG includes:
- a CDS encoding RNA polymerase sigma factor, which produces MQRAAVYPDERILIEKIKAGDPHAKHWLYDQYAAPVYGLLLQLFPRKQDANNALVRTFVHVFKNIEEYYHSGGISLFSWIMKQARETAEAEIPYAGLTGNDISILAKSGLMQFSSTLGVECREVFNQCYCMGLSRSVVAARLGLSEQQVFLLLQQAMIAFRKFSNNN